In Thermosynechococcus sichuanensis E542, a single genomic region encodes these proteins:
- a CDS encoding DUF2085 domain-containing protein translates to MLHWRSLSPLWPDVILGALILGPLFAPFLAASHFLFLPQIAHIIYTMGHHVCPQPEMGLMLAPPWKMAVCMRCYGTLLGVLLTRWWIQRSTTGREWYWLPQYGLGGFLVAVLLMLFYPLEWALQHYGVWGYSNWIVFPFGAIAGLGLGLLIMPLLYPKQPLATFR, encoded by the coding sequence ATGCTGCACTGGCGATCGCTTTCTCCCCTATGGCCGGATGTCATTCTCGGGGCACTGATTCTAGGTCCTTTGTTTGCGCCTTTTTTGGCCGCGAGTCATTTTCTTTTTTTGCCTCAAATTGCCCACATTATCTACACGATGGGCCATCATGTATGTCCGCAGCCAGAAATGGGCTTGATGCTCGCTCCTCCTTGGAAAATGGCGGTGTGCATGCGCTGCTATGGCACCCTGCTGGGGGTTCTTTTGACCCGGTGGTGGATTCAGCGTTCCACAACTGGCCGCGAATGGTATTGGCTGCCGCAGTATGGTCTGGGGGGCTTTTTAGTGGCGGTGCTGTTGATGCTGTTTTATCCCCTTGAGTGGGCACTGCAACACTATGGCGTCTGGGGCTATTCCAATTGGATTGTCTTTCCCTTTGGGGCGATCGCTGGATTAGGGTTGGGATTACTGATCATGCCTCTGTTGTATCCCAAACAGCCCCTTGCCACCTTCCGCTAG
- the ybeY gene encoding rRNA maturation RNase YbeY, translating into MTVTVYLELHDPSLSAEVAALPWQVWFRTWIAMVEPNQDKAYEVTLRLTTDAEIQILNRQYRDRDTPTDVLAFATRDGALPLPLEEPEYLGDIIISGDTARRQATEGGHSLSTEITWLACHGLLHLLGWDHPDETQLAQMLAQQAKCLEVVGLTPPISPK; encoded by the coding sequence ATGACGGTTACCGTCTATCTCGAACTTCACGATCCCTCCCTGAGCGCTGAGGTGGCAGCACTTCCTTGGCAAGTGTGGTTTCGCACGTGGATTGCCATGGTTGAACCAAACCAAGATAAAGCCTATGAAGTGACGCTGCGTTTAACGACGGATGCTGAAATTCAAATTCTTAATCGTCAGTATCGCGATCGCGACACCCCCACAGATGTACTTGCCTTTGCCACCCGCGATGGCGCCCTGCCGCTGCCCCTAGAGGAACCTGAATACCTTGGCGACATCATTATTTCTGGGGACACAGCCCGTCGGCAAGCCACCGAAGGGGGGCATTCCCTCTCCACAGAGATCACTTGGCTCGCCTGCCATGGCCTCCTCCACCTTTTAGGCTGGGATCATCCCGACGAGACTCAACTGGCACAGATGCTGGCTCAGCAGGCTAAGTGCCTCGAGGTAGTGGGTCTGACACCCCCGATTTCACCTAAATGA
- the rfaE2 gene encoding D-glycero-beta-D-manno-heptose 1-phosphate adenylyltransferase produces the protein MAHSVSVFRSVPLNLYTLETLIAAINAAPQDWRPLVFTNGCFDLIHAGHVRYLAAARALGKRLVVGLNSDRSVAALKPKRPIIPEQQRAEVLASLRSVDAVVLFSDRTATTLIEVLQPEIYVKGGDYQLETLPEAAAVQRYGGRIELIQVEVPSSTTAIVQRILELHGEESPGAWSPQNQP, from the coding sequence GTGGCACACTCAGTTAGCGTTTTTAGGAGCGTTCCCCTGAACCTTTACACCCTTGAAACCCTTATTGCTGCCATCAATGCTGCACCCCAAGACTGGCGGCCTTTGGTGTTTACCAATGGCTGTTTTGACCTAATCCATGCGGGTCATGTGCGCTATCTAGCGGCAGCCCGTGCCCTTGGCAAACGTCTGGTGGTGGGCTTGAATAGCGATCGCTCCGTGGCAGCCCTGAAGCCAAAACGGCCAATTATTCCCGAACAGCAGCGGGCAGAGGTGCTGGCTAGTTTACGATCAGTAGATGCGGTGGTGCTGTTTAGCGATCGCACCGCCACGACCCTAATCGAGGTTCTCCAACCGGAGATCTACGTCAAGGGGGGCGATTACCAACTGGAGACCCTACCGGAAGCGGCGGCTGTGCAACGCTATGGCGGTCGCATTGAACTGATTCAAGTAGAGGTTCCCAGTTCGACAACGGCGATCGTCCAACGCATTTTAGAGTTGCATGGGGAGGAGTCACCGGGCGCATGGTCACCACAGAACCAGCCTTAG
- a CDS encoding branched-chain amino acid ABC transporter permease yields the protein MDIQLIQLFVNGLAVGSIIALAAVGLTLTFGILRLPNFAHGDFMTAGAYLTLVANATGLDIWLSMAIGGLGTAGLMLLSEKLLWQPMRDRRATSTTLIIISIGLSFLLRNAVILLWGSENQTYRLPVMPALDFWGVKIIYSKVIVMILAVVAIASVHLLLQRTKVGKAMRAVADDLDLARVSGIDVEWVVLCTWLLAGVLTGVAGGLYGLITAVRPTMGWFLILPLFASVILGGIGNPYGAIAGALMIGVAQEMSTLIIPSEYKLAVALAIMMVVLLVRPQGLFRGTLS from the coding sequence ATGGATATTCAACTGATTCAACTTTTTGTTAATGGTTTGGCGGTAGGGAGTATTATTGCCCTTGCAGCCGTCGGTTTGACGCTCACGTTTGGGATTTTGCGCCTGCCCAACTTTGCCCATGGCGACTTTATGACGGCAGGAGCCTACCTGACCTTAGTGGCCAATGCAACGGGACTAGATATTTGGCTCTCAATGGCGATCGGGGGCCTAGGAACGGCAGGGTTAATGCTCCTGAGTGAGAAGCTCCTATGGCAGCCGATGCGCGATCGCCGGGCGACCTCAACGACGCTGATTATTATTTCCATTGGTCTTTCATTTCTGTTGCGCAATGCTGTGATTCTCCTCTGGGGAAGCGAAAACCAAACCTATCGGCTACCCGTGATGCCTGCCCTTGATTTTTGGGGCGTGAAAATTATTTACTCGAAGGTGATTGTAATGATTCTGGCGGTGGTGGCGATCGCCAGTGTACACTTGCTGCTCCAGCGCACAAAAGTCGGCAAAGCCATGCGAGCCGTAGCCGATGATCTTGACTTGGCGCGGGTTTCGGGGATTGATGTCGAGTGGGTAGTGCTGTGCACTTGGCTCCTAGCAGGGGTGCTGACGGGAGTGGCCGGCGGTCTCTATGGTTTAATTACGGCTGTGCGGCCAACAATGGGTTGGTTTTTGATCTTGCCCCTCTTTGCCAGTGTGATTCTCGGTGGTATTGGCAATCCCTACGGGGCGATCGCTGGCGCCTTGATGATTGGTGTGGCGCAGGAGATGAGTACACTGATCATTCCTTCTGAATACAAGCTGGCGGTTGCCCTAGCAATCATGATGGTGGTGCTTTTGGTGCGCCCCCAAGGGCTATTTCGTGGCACACTCAGTTAG
- a CDS encoding DUF3285 domain-containing protein — MSESPEPTSSPAEQPSYVKLAMRNMVRKGGKSLTHFALTSIGLLALLVGLSYLTR, encoded by the coding sequence ATGAGTGAGTCCCCAGAACCCACGTCTTCCCCTGCCGAGCAGCCCAGTTATGTCAAATTAGCCATGCGGAATATGGTGCGCAAGGGGGGCAAGTCCTTGACCCATTTTGCCCTCACGAGTATTGGTCTGTTGGCATTGTTGGTGGGTCTGTCCTACCTCACCCGTTAG
- the glnA gene encoding type I glutamate--ammonia ligase, with protein MATPQEILNLINSKYELIDLKFIDMPGTWQHLTVHKSQISESSFTEGVPFDGSSIRGWKAINESDMMMVPDPNTAWEDPFMKEPTLSMICTIKEPRTGELYDRCPRAIATRAVEYLKATGIGDTAYFGPEAEFFVFDDVRYDQNQKSGYYYIDSIEGLWNTGREEEGGNLGYKIRGKEGYFPVAPTDTLQDLRTEMLLTMAKCGVPIEKHHHEVATGGQCELGFRFGTLIQAADWLMTYKYCVKNVARKHGKVATFMPKPVFNDNGSGMHTHQSIWKDGQPLFWGDGYANLSQTALWYIGGILKHAPALLAFTNPTTNSYKRLVPGFEAPVNLAYSQGNRSASVRIPLTGSNPKAKRLEFRCPDATSNPYLAFAAMLCAGIDGIKNQIDPGSPLDVDIYDLSPEELAKIPSTPGSLMAALENLQKDHSFLTAGGVFSEDFILNWIQYKLDTEVIPMSLRPHPYEFALYFDA; from the coding sequence ATGGCAACGCCCCAAGAAATCTTGAATTTGATCAACAGCAAGTACGAGCTAATCGACTTGAAATTTATTGACATGCCCGGTACGTGGCAACACCTGACGGTTCACAAAAGCCAAATCAGTGAAAGTTCGTTTACTGAGGGTGTGCCCTTCGACGGCTCCAGTATTCGCGGCTGGAAAGCAATCAACGAATCCGACATGATGATGGTGCCGGATCCAAATACGGCGTGGGAAGACCCCTTCATGAAAGAACCCACCCTGAGCATGATTTGCACGATTAAGGAGCCACGCACAGGGGAACTCTACGATCGCTGTCCTCGCGCCATTGCTACCCGTGCTGTTGAGTACCTAAAAGCGACGGGAATTGGTGACACAGCCTATTTTGGCCCTGAAGCCGAGTTCTTTGTCTTCGATGACGTTCGCTACGACCAAAATCAAAAATCGGGCTACTACTACATTGATAGCATTGAAGGTCTTTGGAACACGGGTCGCGAAGAGGAAGGCGGTAACCTCGGCTACAAAATCCGTGGCAAAGAGGGGTATTTCCCCGTTGCTCCCACTGACACGCTCCAAGACCTGCGCACAGAAATGCTGTTGACAATGGCCAAGTGCGGTGTGCCTATTGAAAAGCATCACCACGAAGTGGCAACTGGGGGTCAGTGCGAGTTGGGTTTCCGCTTTGGCACCCTCATTCAAGCGGCTGACTGGCTAATGACCTATAAGTACTGCGTCAAAAACGTAGCACGCAAGCACGGCAAAGTGGCCACCTTTATGCCCAAGCCCGTCTTCAACGACAACGGTTCGGGGATGCACACCCACCAGTCGATTTGGAAAGATGGTCAGCCCCTCTTCTGGGGAGACGGATACGCGAATTTGAGTCAAACTGCCCTTTGGTACATTGGTGGTATCCTCAAGCACGCCCCAGCCCTATTGGCTTTTACCAACCCGACAACGAACTCCTACAAGCGACTGGTTCCCGGCTTTGAAGCTCCCGTGAACCTTGCCTATTCCCAAGGTAACCGCTCTGCTTCCGTGCGGATTCCCCTCACCGGCTCGAATCCCAAAGCGAAGCGTCTAGAGTTCCGTTGCCCCGATGCCACGAGTAACCCCTACCTTGCCTTTGCAGCGATGCTGTGTGCGGGGATTGATGGCATCAAGAATCAAATTGATCCGGGTAGCCCCTTGGATGTTGATATCTACGACCTCAGCCCCGAAGAACTGGCCAAAATTCCCTCGACCCCCGGTTCACTGATGGCGGCTCTGGAAAACCTGCAAAAGGATCACAGCTTCCTGACAGCAGGGGGGGTCTTTAGCGAAGACTTTATCCTCAACTGGATTCAGTACAAGCTGGATACGGAAGTGATTCCCATGTCGCTGCGTCCTCACCCCTACGAGTTCGCCCTTTACTTTGATGCCTAG
- a CDS encoding glycosyltransferase family 4 protein — MPQPQVPARQPIALISVHGDPAADVGHESAGGQNIYVRQLGEALAAAGWHVDMFTRKIHPDDPDVIEHSPHCRTIRLEAGPLTYIPREKLFETLPKFVEAFKAYHAKYGYPLIHTNYWLSGWVGWQLRQELNFQWLHTYHSLGVVKYQVASEQAQRDETRLMVEKAILENADCVIVTSPQEEAYLRRWVSKAGQTRLIPCGTNLNLFYPVADARDQLNLPADEPIILYVGRFDRRKGIETLVAAMAQVPQGRLLLVGGSDPQRSDGAERRRIEGLVQEYNLGDRVTFVGQIDHERLAVYYSAANVCVVPSYYEPFGLVAIEAMACGTPVIASAVGGLQFTVIPEETGLLVPPQDATALAKAIQRILADPAWAHTLGENGRERVQALFNWEAIALQMGQLYRQLFAASLMGNSPRLETVKNTASLTTVTKAALAS, encoded by the coding sequence ATGCCCCAACCGCAGGTGCCTGCGCGTCAACCTATTGCCTTGATTTCTGTGCATGGAGATCCTGCTGCTGATGTCGGCCATGAATCCGCCGGTGGTCAAAATATCTATGTACGGCAATTAGGAGAAGCCCTAGCAGCAGCCGGGTGGCACGTGGATATGTTTACCCGCAAAATCCACCCCGACGACCCCGATGTGATTGAGCACAGCCCCCACTGTCGCACCATTCGCCTCGAAGCAGGCCCTCTGACCTATATTCCGCGGGAAAAGCTCTTTGAGACATTGCCGAAGTTTGTCGAAGCCTTCAAGGCTTACCATGCCAAATATGGCTATCCCCTCATCCACACCAATTACTGGCTCTCCGGCTGGGTGGGTTGGCAGTTGCGTCAGGAGTTGAATTTCCAATGGCTGCACACCTACCATTCCTTAGGGGTTGTGAAATATCAAGTGGCTTCTGAGCAAGCCCAACGGGATGAAACCCGCCTCATGGTGGAAAAAGCCATCCTTGAAAATGCCGACTGTGTGATTGTCACTAGCCCCCAAGAGGAGGCCTACCTACGGCGTTGGGTCTCTAAAGCAGGGCAAACACGTCTGATTCCCTGCGGGACGAATTTGAATCTCTTTTACCCCGTGGCGGATGCCCGTGATCAACTGAATTTGCCTGCCGATGAGCCAATTATTCTCTATGTGGGTCGTTTTGATCGCCGCAAAGGGATTGAAACGCTGGTGGCAGCAATGGCTCAAGTGCCCCAAGGGCGGTTACTGCTTGTGGGGGGGAGTGATCCGCAGCGCAGTGATGGTGCCGAACGGCGGCGCATTGAAGGATTGGTGCAGGAGTATAACTTGGGCGATCGCGTCACCTTTGTGGGGCAAATTGACCATGAGCGCTTGGCGGTTTACTACAGTGCGGCCAATGTCTGTGTGGTGCCCAGCTACTATGAACCCTTTGGCTTGGTGGCCATTGAAGCCATGGCCTGTGGCACGCCAGTGATTGCCTCCGCTGTGGGGGGGCTGCAGTTCACCGTCATTCCCGAGGAAACAGGGTTGCTGGTGCCGCCTCAAGATGCCACCGCCTTAGCCAAGGCCATTCAACGTATCTTGGCTGATCCCGCCTGGGCGCATACCCTTGGGGAAAATGGCCGTGAGCGGGTGCAAGCTCTCTTTAACTGGGAGGCGATCGCCCTCCAGATGGGGCAACTCTACCGTCAACTCTTTGCCGCCTCCCTCATGGGGAATTCCCCTCGTTTAGAGACGGTGAAAAACACAGCCTCACTGACGACTGTGACCAAAGCGGCCTTGGCCTCCTAA
- a CDS encoding glycosyltransferase family 4 protein, whose amino-acid sequence MRIAQIAPLWERVPPPAYGGVELVVSLLTEELVKRGHEVTLFASGDSITQAKLVSTYPHAIRLDPNVQEYAVYEALQLGEVFSRANEFDVIHSHVGYTALPYVSLVKTPVVHTLHGRFTTDNERIFSQYRNQNYVSISHSQRQLRDLNYIATVYNAIAVETHHFYPQPSDPPYLAFLGRLSPEKGPHHAIEIAKRVGIPLRMAGKVDRVDRDYFKELIEPHIDGEFIQFIGEADHPTKNALLGGAIAMLFPITWQEPFGLVMIESMAAGTPVVAIAKGAAPEVIEHGKTGFLCHSVEECVAAVGQVPQLDRMACRDYVWQRFSVERMVSEYEAVYDTVLADTFVHNGHRRGTFDLIAS is encoded by the coding sequence ATGCGCATTGCTCAAATCGCCCCCCTGTGGGAACGGGTACCGCCGCCAGCCTACGGGGGTGTGGAGTTGGTGGTGAGTCTGCTCACGGAAGAATTAGTCAAGCGAGGGCACGAGGTCACGCTGTTTGCCAGTGGCGATTCCATTACCCAAGCCAAATTGGTTTCTACCTATCCCCACGCCATTCGTCTCGATCCCAATGTGCAGGAATATGCCGTTTATGAAGCCCTGCAATTGGGAGAGGTCTTTAGTCGCGCCAATGAGTTTGATGTCATCCATTCCCATGTGGGCTATACGGCTTTACCCTACGTCAGTCTGGTGAAAACACCAGTTGTGCACACGCTCCATGGTCGCTTTACGACGGATAATGAGCGCATTTTCAGCCAATATCGCAACCAAAACTACGTCAGTATTTCCCATTCCCAGCGGCAACTCCGGGATTTGAACTACATTGCCACGGTCTATAACGCCATTGCCGTGGAAACCCATCACTTCTATCCCCAGCCCAGCGATCCGCCCTATTTGGCCTTCTTGGGACGGCTTTCCCCGGAAAAAGGTCCTCACCATGCCATTGAAATTGCTAAGCGAGTAGGCATCCCCCTGCGAATGGCAGGCAAAGTGGATCGCGTCGATCGCGATTACTTCAAGGAATTAATTGAACCCCACATTGATGGTGAATTTATCCAGTTCATCGGCGAAGCAGATCATCCAACCAAGAATGCTCTCCTTGGGGGCGCGATCGCCATGCTCTTCCCGATTACATGGCAGGAACCCTTTGGCTTGGTGATGATTGAATCCATGGCCGCAGGCACACCGGTGGTGGCGATCGCCAAGGGCGCAGCCCCCGAAGTCATTGAGCACGGTAAAACTGGTTTCCTCTGTCACTCCGTCGAAGAATGCGTCGCTGCTGTTGGCCAAGTACCGCAACTGGATCGTATGGCCTGCCGAGACTACGTTTGGCAGCGTTTTAGCGTCGAGCGGATGGTGAGCGAGTATGAGGCAGTCTATGATACCGTTCTCGCCGACACCTTTGTCCATAATGGACATCGTAGGGGAACGTTTGACTTGATTGCCAGCTAG
- a CDS encoding GIY-YIG nuclease family protein — MSLPAPTLAELPFHSYIDGSGRVAPDLKGAIGLYAIFDATDSVQYIGYSRDMRLSLLQHLVRCPQRCRGYKAIAIERPDRPWLEAVKQQWLAELGTVPLGNDCDRARWENAIDVREQMTEAERTAWASADPFTQPKLLKQVARRVEAAILEELQQRSLQEPLVFNAKLKESGRLDLK; from the coding sequence ATGAGCCTTCCTGCACCGACTTTAGCTGAATTGCCCTTCCATTCCTATATTGATGGTTCAGGTCGGGTGGCACCTGATCTCAAGGGGGCGATCGGCCTCTATGCCATTTTTGATGCCACTGACAGCGTGCAGTACATTGGTTATTCGCGGGATATGCGACTGAGTTTGCTGCAACACCTTGTGCGCTGTCCCCAGCGGTGTCGTGGCTATAAGGCGATCGCCATTGAACGTCCCGATCGCCCGTGGCTAGAAGCCGTAAAACAACAGTGGCTAGCGGAATTGGGAACTGTGCCCCTCGGCAACGATTGCGATCGCGCCCGGTGGGAAAATGCCATTGATGTCAGGGAGCAAATGACTGAGGCCGAACGCACCGCATGGGCAAGTGCCGATCCATTCACCCAACCAAAACTGCTAAAACAGGTGGCGCGGCGGGTTGAAGCAGCAATTCTCGAAGAGTTACAGCAGCGATCGCTACAGGAGCCGCTGGTCTTTAACGCCAAACTAAAGGAAAGTGGACGGCTGGACCTCAAATGA
- the rodA gene encoding rod shape-determining protein RodA, with protein MFWTTRLWQRRWSAWLHPWRGMDWLLLMAVWLITLLGAVAIHSAELHIGEKDGFQHLAIASVGTILLFLLARVPTSVFISVHWWVYGISCALLLAVSLFGVEANGAQSWLPIAGFNLQPSEFAKISIILTQAALLQRVPANGLRGILRVFAATVLPLGLILSEPDLGTSLVFGAITLGMLYWANARLGWIVLMLSPLVAAILFALPLPYELNLVLWFLWTLGMGIVAWQSLPLGWIGAIGGIVLNLSGAGLGQLLWSVLKDYQKDRLLMFLDPDKDPLGAGYHLIQSRIAIGAGGLWGRGLFHGTQTQLGFIPEQHTDFIFSAIGEELGFLGGLLVLGLFWLIGLRLLQIANSARDDFGSLLAIGLFAMLMFQTVVNIGMTMNLFPVTGIPLPFLSYGRSALLATYIGLGLVQSVANHRPRSRY; from the coding sequence ATGTTTTGGACAACTCGGCTGTGGCAACGCCGCTGGTCTGCTTGGCTTCACCCTTGGCGGGGGATGGATTGGCTCCTTTTAATGGCAGTGTGGCTGATTACGCTGTTGGGGGCAGTGGCGATTCACAGTGCCGAGCTGCACATTGGCGAAAAGGATGGCTTCCAACACCTGGCGATCGCGAGCGTGGGTACGATTTTGCTTTTCCTACTGGCACGGGTGCCGACATCGGTCTTTATCTCAGTCCATTGGTGGGTCTATGGCATCAGTTGTGCCCTGCTACTGGCTGTGAGCTTATTTGGTGTTGAAGCTAACGGTGCCCAGAGTTGGCTACCCATTGCTGGCTTTAACCTCCAGCCTTCAGAATTTGCCAAAATCTCGATTATCCTCACCCAAGCTGCGCTACTCCAGCGGGTGCCTGCCAATGGCCTCAGGGGTATTCTACGGGTGTTTGCGGCAACAGTCTTGCCCCTAGGGTTGATTTTATCGGAACCCGATTTAGGCACCTCTTTGGTCTTTGGTGCCATCACCTTGGGAATGCTCTACTGGGCGAATGCGCGTTTGGGCTGGATTGTGCTCATGCTCTCCCCTTTGGTGGCAGCGATTCTCTTTGCCCTACCGCTGCCCTATGAACTCAATTTGGTGCTGTGGTTCCTGTGGACATTAGGGATGGGGATTGTGGCTTGGCAAAGCCTTCCCTTGGGTTGGATTGGGGCGATCGGCGGCATTGTTCTCAACCTTTCCGGGGCGGGTTTGGGGCAGTTGTTGTGGAGCGTTCTCAAGGACTACCAAAAAGATCGCCTCCTCATGTTTTTGGATCCCGATAAGGATCCCTTAGGAGCCGGCTATCACCTGATCCAATCCCGCATTGCCATTGGTGCCGGTGGACTGTGGGGACGAGGGCTGTTTCACGGCACGCAGACGCAATTGGGGTTTATCCCTGAGCAGCACACGGACTTTATTTTTTCGGCCATCGGTGAGGAATTAGGCTTTTTGGGTGGCTTGCTGGTTTTAGGGCTGTTTTGGTTGATTGGCCTACGACTCCTGCAAATTGCCAATAGTGCCCGCGATGATTTTGGCTCGCTGCTGGCGATCGGTCTTTTTGCCATGTTGATGTTCCAAACGGTGGTCAATATCGGCATGACCATGAACCTATTTCCTGTGACAGGCATTCCCCTGCCCTTCCTTAGCTATGGCCGTTCTGCCCTCTTGGCAACCTATATTGGTTTGGGGCTAGTACAATCAGTGGCCAATCATCGCCCGCGATCGCGCTACTGA
- a CDS encoding diacylglycerol kinase → MTQKVLATYAEKAAGTTVLRQRSYRVASSLLNSFRYAWAGVVYTFQTQRNFRIHTAVGLSAISLSGLLKLPPVEVAVIVLTIGLVMGLELLNTALEAVVDLTVGKEYHDLARIAKDCAAGAVLLSAIAAVGVAMALIVPPLVYPIVGTLL, encoded by the coding sequence ATGACACAAAAAGTTCTTGCCACCTATGCTGAGAAAGCAGCGGGGACAACCGTGCTGCGACAGCGCTCCTACCGTGTGGCGTCCTCCTTGCTCAATAGTTTCCGTTATGCGTGGGCGGGGGTGGTCTATACCTTTCAAACGCAGCGTAATTTTCGGATTCACACCGCAGTCGGCCTGAGCGCGATCTCCCTCAGTGGTTTGCTTAAACTGCCCCCCGTTGAGGTAGCAGTGATTGTCCTCACGATTGGTCTTGTCATGGGGCTAGAGCTGCTGAATACGGCTCTGGAAGCAGTGGTGGATCTCACCGTTGGCAAGGAGTATCATGATCTTGCCCGCATTGCCAAAGATTGTGCTGCGGGTGCGGTTCTCCTCAGCGCGATCGCAGCGGTGGGGGTGGCGATGGCCTTAATTGTGCCGCCCTTGGTTTACCCCATTGTTGGGACGTTGTTATAA
- the ychF gene encoding redox-regulated ATPase YchF yields MLRAGIVGLPNVGKSTLFNALVANAKAEAANFPFCTIEPNVGVVAVPDERLEVLAKISQSAQIVPTRVEFVDIAGLVKGASKGEGLGNQFLANIREVDAIVHVVRCFEDEDIVHVAGRVNPVEDIAVINLELALADLAQIEKRIERTRKAARSQKEAQIELTALEKLLGVLNEGQPARLCQLTEDEEAAIRFLGLLTRKPVIYAANVAEQDLATGNKWTAAVQEIAQQEGAEVVIVSAQVEAELVELPEGDRAEYLASLGVSEGGLRSLIRSTYKLLGLQTFFTTGPKETRAWTIPAGAKAPQAAGVIHSDFERGFIRAETVSYEDLVACQSMTVAKEKGLVRSEGKDYVVQEGDVILFRFNV; encoded by the coding sequence ATGTTACGCGCGGGAATTGTCGGCCTACCGAATGTGGGCAAATCAACGTTGTTTAATGCCCTTGTGGCCAATGCCAAGGCCGAGGCAGCGAATTTTCCGTTTTGTACGATTGAACCCAATGTGGGTGTGGTGGCCGTCCCCGATGAACGGCTGGAGGTACTGGCAAAAATTTCCCAATCAGCCCAGATTGTGCCGACACGGGTGGAGTTTGTGGATATTGCGGGTTTGGTGAAGGGGGCTAGCAAAGGGGAAGGATTGGGCAACCAGTTCTTGGCAAACATTCGCGAGGTGGATGCCATTGTTCATGTGGTGCGCTGCTTTGAAGATGAGGATATTGTCCACGTGGCAGGTCGCGTCAATCCTGTCGAGGATATTGCGGTCATTAACTTAGAGTTGGCACTGGCGGATTTAGCACAAATAGAAAAGCGCATTGAACGCACCCGTAAGGCAGCGCGATCGCAAAAAGAGGCACAGATTGAACTCACGGCTCTTGAAAAGCTCCTTGGCGTACTCAATGAGGGACAGCCTGCTCGTCTATGTCAACTGACGGAGGACGAAGAAGCAGCCATTCGCTTTCTGGGATTGCTCACCCGTAAGCCCGTGATCTATGCCGCTAACGTTGCTGAGCAGGATTTGGCCACTGGCAATAAATGGACAGCGGCGGTTCAGGAGATTGCCCAGCAGGAGGGAGCGGAGGTGGTGATTGTCTCTGCTCAGGTGGAGGCGGAACTTGTGGAGCTGCCCGAGGGCGATCGCGCGGAGTATCTCGCCAGTCTGGGGGTCAGTGAAGGGGGCTTGCGATCGCTGATTCGCTCAACCTATAAGCTTCTTGGTCTGCAAACCTTCTTTACCACAGGGCCGAAAGAAACTCGAGCGTGGACGATTCCAGCAGGTGCCAAAGCGCCCCAAGCAGCGGGCGTCATTCACAGTGACTTTGAGCGGGGCTTTATTCGCGCTGAAACAGTGAGCTACGAAGACCTAGTGGCCTGTCAGTCCATGACAGTAGCTAAGGAAAAAGGCCTAGTCCGCAGTGAAGGCAAAGACTACGTTGTGCAGGAGGGGGATGTGATACTCTTCCGCTTTAATGTTTAG